One window of Microcoleus vaginatus PCC 9802 genomic DNA carries:
- a CDS encoding ISAs1 family transposase → MARGFSKAVTSLQKQTDSLPSRNILNASFLEHFAHLNDPRIERSKEHLLKDIIAIAILAIISGADGWVAIEAYGNAKYEWLKSFLELPNGIPSHDTFSRIFARIEPQQFQECFLSWVNAIVGELELNVIAIDGKTMKQSYDRNDQQKALHIVTAWSSSHQLVLGQKKVDKKSNELTAIPALIEMLEIAGSVITIDAMGCQKDITSLIIKKKGDYVLALKGNQKLLYKAVKEWFEVAQKEDYLGREYNYYEQVESGHHRVEKRQVWTVDVSELPPLHNQELWTGLKTVVMIVSERRLWNKTTTEARFYVSSLRNNAETIALAIRSHWGIENSLHWTLDVTFCEDESRIRKQNSPENFALLRRLAINLLKQEQTSKQSLKMKRYRAAMDNNYLIKILNSAS, encoded by the coding sequence ATGGCAAGAGGTTTTAGTAAAGCTGTAACTTCCCTACAAAAACAAACAGATTCATTGCCTTCAAGGAATATTTTAAATGCCAGCTTTTTAGAACATTTTGCCCATTTAAACGACCCAAGAATAGAAAGAAGTAAAGAACACTTACTCAAAGATATTATCGCGATTGCGATTCTAGCTATCATCAGCGGTGCAGACGGATGGGTGGCAATAGAAGCCTATGGTAACGCCAAATATGAATGGTTAAAAAGCTTTCTAGAATTACCGAATGGTATACCATCTCATGACACATTTAGTCGAATATTTGCCCGAATTGAACCGCAGCAGTTTCAAGAATGTTTTTTGAGTTGGGTAAATGCGATAGTCGGGGAATTAGAACTAAACGTGATTGCCATTGATGGCAAAACGATGAAACAATCTTATGACCGAAATGACCAGCAAAAAGCGCTCCATATAGTTACTGCGTGGTCTTCATCTCATCAATTAGTTTTAGGGCAAAAAAAAGTAGATAAAAAATCTAATGAGCTAACAGCAATTCCGGCATTAATAGAAATGTTAGAAATTGCGGGCAGCGTAATAACCATAGATGCTATGGGATGTCAAAAAGACATAACATCTTTGATTATCAAGAAAAAAGGAGATTATGTTTTAGCTTTAAAAGGGAATCAAAAACTCCTCTACAAAGCTGTGAAAGAGTGGTTTGAAGTAGCTCAAAAAGAAGATTATTTAGGCAGAGAGTACAATTATTATGAACAAGTAGAATCGGGACATCATCGAGTGGAAAAAAGACAAGTCTGGACTGTTGATGTATCCGAGTTACCACCTCTGCATAATCAAGAATTATGGACGGGATTAAAAACAGTTGTCATGATAGTTAGTGAACGACGGCTGTGGAATAAAACCACGACTGAAGCTCGTTTTTACGTGAGTAGTTTAAGAAATAATGCTGAGACAATTGCCTTAGCGATCCGCAGTCATTGGGGCATTGAAAATAGCTTACATTGGACGCTAGATGTTACATTTTGTGAAGATGAAAGCCGAATTCGGAAACAGAACTCTCCCGAAAATTTTGCACTTCTACGTCGGTTAGCTATAAATTTACTGAAACAAGAACAAACTTCTAAACAAAGTCTAAAAATGAAACGGTATCGAGCGGCAATGGACAATAATTATTTAATTAAAATTTTAAACTCTGCCAGTTAA
- a CDS encoding cobalt-precorrin-5B (C(1))-methyltransferase has translation MTKTQPLSGYTLPVFACAAALAALRCLREGVQSLESVSVYLLEPQITAEIPIEQASVLKTGTALGVTRSDPGDNLDLTRNTPVWAMVELGNWEEGEREREGENRGEGEQIVILGGEGIGRHTVGGAAAIYDYAMRLLRSNLSRELARGEKITVTLILPSGRQLATRTSNEAFGVVEGLSLLGTTGISQPLSAPGQLEVYREQLQQKAELFDCLVFCIGENGLDLARQLGINPERLVKTANWLGPLLVEAGYQGVQSILLFGYHGKLMKLAAGIFHTHHHLADGRREILTAYCAKAGMPADACSAIFAAATAEEALGQLRALDAEFGSNWVDRIYGDIARQIDLRSSDCIFTHTNRRIPVGSVMFGRDRKIIVKSDIGDTFLTQIC, from the coding sequence GTGACAAAAACTCAACCTTTATCCGGGTATACACTGCCAGTATTTGCCTGTGCGGCCGCACTTGCAGCTTTGCGGTGCTTGCGTGAGGGTGTTCAGTCTCTAGAGAGCGTATCAGTATATTTACTGGAACCGCAAATAACTGCAGAAATTCCGATCGAACAGGCGTCTGTACTCAAAACTGGTACCGCTTTAGGCGTGACTCGCTCCGATCCGGGGGACAATCTCGATCTGACTCGCAATACCCCCGTTTGGGCAATGGTGGAATTGGGGAATTGGGAAGAGGGAGAGAGAGAGAGAGAGGGAGAGAATCGGGGAGAGGGAGAGCAAATTGTGATTCTCGGCGGTGAAGGTATCGGGCGTCACACAGTCGGTGGAGCGGCCGCAATCTATGATTACGCAATGCGGTTGTTGCGATCGAATCTGAGCCGAGAACTCGCACGGGGAGAAAAAATTACTGTCACCCTGATTCTGCCGTCTGGGCGGCAACTAGCCACCCGCACTTCTAACGAAGCTTTCGGCGTGGTAGAAGGACTTTCGCTGCTGGGTACAACTGGCATTTCTCAACCGCTGAGTGCCCCTGGACAGTTGGAAGTTTACCGCGAACAACTGCAACAAAAAGCCGAACTGTTTGACTGTTTGGTTTTTTGCATCGGCGAAAACGGTTTGGATTTGGCGCGACAACTGGGGATTAATCCTGAGAGGCTAGTCAAAACCGCTAACTGGCTCGGCCCGCTGCTGGTAGAAGCCGGATATCAGGGCGTGCAGTCAATTTTGCTTTTTGGCTATCACGGGAAACTGATGAAATTGGCTGCGGGAATTTTTCACACTCACCACCACCTCGCTGACGGGCGCAGGGAAATTCTCACAGCTTACTGTGCTAAGGCTGGAATGCCTGCCGATGCTTGTTCCGCAATTTTTGCCGCAGCGACAGCCGAAGAGGCTCTCGGGCAACTGCGGGCTTTAGACGCCGAGTTTGGGAGCAATTGGGTCGATCGAATTTACGGCGACATCGCCCGACAAATAGACTTGCGGTCATCGGATTGTATTTTTACTCACACTAATCGGCGCATCCCCGTGGGATCGGTGATGTTCGGGCGCGATCGCAAAATTATTGTTAAAAGTGATATAGGAGATACATTTTTGACCCAAATTTGTTAA
- a CDS encoding DUF2235 domain-containing protein produces the protein MKRLIVCCDGTWQQLNSSYPSNVIKLAQAVKSSARDGVPQIVFYDEGVGSDSNKILGGATGLGIDRNIQDAYRFLSLNYERGDEIYLFGFSRGAYTVRSLAGMIHCSGLLDRPHITRASEAYELYRNRDIKPKDRIAANYREEYGDRVPITLLGCFDTVGALGIPTLPAFKKYGEQLNKRYRFHDTTLNKSIQNALHAVAIDEIREIFDVTLMKKNPDVENQRVIQVWFPGEHGCIGGGTEEHGGLSDAALQWMLDSTRNLGLGLEFDPSVIPTGINPNYEIDFKNDPGIFKLAGIKFREVGDALEELHESTIKRLESRKDYRPKNLEKILSKLNSKRRGQIRLHQDIGIKAGQ, from the coding sequence ATGAAACGTTTAATCGTTTGCTGTGATGGAACTTGGCAACAACTAAATAGTAGTTACCCAAGTAATGTGATTAAGCTTGCCCAGGCAGTGAAATCGAGCGCTCGTGACGGGGTTCCGCAGATCGTGTTTTATGACGAGGGAGTTGGATCGGATAGTAACAAGATTTTGGGCGGAGCCACTGGACTGGGAATCGATAGAAATATACAAGATGCCTATCGTTTTCTTTCTCTCAACTATGAGCGTGGTGACGAAATCTATCTATTCGGGTTCAGTCGCGGTGCTTACACAGTCAGGAGTCTAGCGGGAATGATCCATTGCTCCGGTCTCCTAGACCGGCCTCATATTACCAGGGCCTCAGAAGCTTACGAGCTTTACCGTAATCGAGACATTAAACCAAAGGATCGGATAGCCGCCAATTACCGCGAAGAATACGGCGATCGGGTTCCGATTACCTTGCTTGGTTGTTTTGACACCGTTGGAGCCCTTGGTATTCCTACTCTACCCGCCTTTAAGAAGTATGGCGAACAGCTCAATAAGAGGTACAGATTCCACGACACCACTTTAAATAAGTCGATTCAGAATGCGTTGCACGCCGTGGCGATCGACGAAATTCGCGAAATCTTTGATGTTACCCTGATGAAGAAAAATCCTGATGTTGAAAACCAGCGGGTTATTCAAGTTTGGTTTCCAGGGGAACATGGCTGCATCGGCGGTGGCACCGAAGAACACGGCGGCTTATCAGATGCTGCCTTGCAGTGGATGTTGGATTCAACACGTAACCTGGGATTGGGGCTTGAATTCGATCCAAGTGTCATTCCCACAGGTATCAATCCTAATTATGAGATTGATTTTAAAAACGATCCAGGGATCTTCAAATTGGCAGGAATCAAGTTCCGCGAGGTGGGCGATGCCCTTGAGGAGCTTCATGAAAGCACGATCAAGCGTTTGGAAAGCCGAAAGGACTACCGCCCCAAGAATCTAGAAAAGATTTTATCCAAACTTAATTCAAAGCGAAGAGGACAGATAAGACTTCATCAAGATATCGGAATTAAGGCTGGGCAATAA
- a CDS encoding MFS transporter has translation MVEPVAELNEPLSLQTPEIVDQKIFQLVLSAKTALKFSKKDVRSTLKASTLDGVFATIFESATTGVLLSNFLLQLGASSVEIGIFSAIPMVVNLLQPLGAYIADRTTSRRWYNLFVFGASRLLWLVLAVAIVWGSQHADLHQLLQWTLLTVVAASVLAAFANSSWFSWMAAVVPQRLRGRYFGFRNSAVSLITLLGVPLMGLGVSTWDGGPIFGYGIVLFVGVLAGMISLGCQSFMGDVNPQVYKKDAESDRLTEKKEKQITDFVPSVLKDSNFLMFILYFSVWTFAVNLSAPFFNIYLLKDLSLDVSLVTIYTSLSSGANLLLLMFWGKLADRWGNRPLLIAVGLVVAVTPLLWLGTGNYPFALWVWLPLLHLLGGTTLGAIGLCTNNIQMEIASIEQPSTYFAIAAAVSGVAGALGTTAGGFLAELPGMSLGAVFALSAGVRLIALLPLVLVREPRSQSLRSIVPTLGRFNLNRG, from the coding sequence ATGGTTGAACCAGTTGCAGAGTTAAATGAACCTCTATCTCTTCAGACTCCAGAAATAGTAGACCAGAAAATATTTCAGCTCGTTCTCTCTGCAAAAACAGCTCTCAAATTTTCTAAAAAAGACGTTCGATCAACCCTGAAAGCCTCAACTCTAGACGGCGTTTTTGCCACTATCTTCGAGTCGGCGACCACCGGCGTGCTGCTGAGCAACTTCTTGCTGCAACTCGGCGCGAGCAGCGTGGAAATAGGTATATTCTCGGCTATTCCTATGGTGGTAAATCTCCTGCAACCACTAGGAGCGTACATCGCAGACCGCACAACCAGCCGCCGCTGGTACAACCTATTTGTATTCGGCGCGTCGCGGCTGCTGTGGCTGGTGCTCGCGGTGGCAATTGTTTGGGGTTCCCAGCACGCAGACCTCCACCAATTGCTGCAATGGACGCTGTTAACAGTCGTAGCAGCTAGTGTGCTGGCAGCTTTTGCCAATTCTAGCTGGTTCAGTTGGATGGCTGCTGTGGTTCCTCAGCGCTTGCGGGGACGCTATTTTGGCTTTCGCAACAGTGCTGTCAGCTTGATCACTTTGCTGGGAGTGCCGTTGATGGGATTGGGAGTGTCAACTTGGGACGGCGGCCCAATTTTTGGCTACGGTATTGTTTTATTTGTGGGTGTTTTGGCGGGAATGATTAGTTTGGGGTGTCAATCCTTCATGGGTGATGTGAATCCCCAGGTATACAAAAAAGATGCAGAGAGCGATCGACTTACAGAGAAAAAAGAAAAGCAAATAACAGATTTTGTGCCTTCGGTGCTGAAAGATTCTAATTTTTTAATGTTTATTCTTTACTTCAGTGTGTGGACATTTGCTGTGAATCTTAGCGCGCCTTTTTTTAATATCTACCTGCTGAAAGATTTAAGCTTGGATGTGAGTTTGGTAACGATTTACACCAGCTTAAGTTCCGGCGCAAATCTACTGCTGCTGATGTTTTGGGGCAAGTTGGCCGATCGCTGGGGAAATCGGCCCCTGCTAATTGCGGTTGGGCTGGTGGTAGCGGTAACGCCTTTGTTGTGGTTGGGTACGGGCAATTACCCGTTTGCCCTATGGGTGTGGCTGCCGCTGCTGCACTTGTTGGGGGGAACGACTTTAGGCGCGATCGGGCTGTGTACTAACAATATTCAAATGGAGATAGCGTCGATCGAGCAACCTTCGACTTATTTTGCGATCGCCGCAGCAGTTTCGGGAGTAGCTGGGGCTTTGGGAACTACCGCCGGCGGCTTTCTTGCTGAACTTCCTGGCATGAGTTTGGGAGCAGTGTTTGCCCTCTCGGCTGGTGTTCGCTTGATTGCCCTTCTGCCTTTGGTTTTGGTGCGAGAACCTCGTAGCCAGTCGCTGCGGTCGATCGTCCCCACTTTGGGACGTTTCAATTTAAACCGCGGCTAG